The genomic stretch TCTGCGCACCAATGAGGGCATTCAGGACCGCACCACCTATTCTGCCATTGGCTCCGGCCACAAAAATCGTACTCATATGCCAGCCTCCGACCCGTCGAACCAACGGGAATGGTTAGTGTAATTTAAAGCACCGGTACGCTACACCAAACATTGGAGAAAAGCCAATCACCGGTTCGCGAAAGGATGCACTCGGATCAGGTCGCCAGTCGGACCGTGGCAGCTACCACTCGGCCTGCCCCAGCATGAAGATGCCGAAGGTGGCGAACAGATTGGGCAGGAACGTGATTACCAACCCTTTGGTGTCGTGATGATGGGTGGCGATAGCCACTTCCTTGACGATAGGCACATGCAGCTGATTGCAGAACCGCCGGAAATCCGTAATGGGAATGACGCGGATATTGGGCGTGTTGTACCACTCGTAGGGCAATTCCTTGGACACGGGCGCGCGCCCCGTAAAGAACATCTGGAACCGGTTCTTGATGTGCGTGAAGTTGGGGAAGGAGACAATGCACCGCTTGCCAACGCGCAACATCTCGCGGATGAGCTTCTCAGGCTCATAGACATGTTGCAGCGTCTGGGACAGGATCACGTAATCAAACACGTTGTCCGGGTAATCCTCGATTTCCTCGTAAATATCGCCGTGGATAACGGACAAGCCCTTGGCAATGGCCTCTCCGGCCGCCACTTCGTCTATCTCGATACCGGTACCAACGATCCGTTTCTCCTGACGCAGATGGTCGAGCAGGGACCCGGACCTACAGCCAAGATCAAGTACCTTGGATTCCGGCTCGATCCAGGAGGCAATGACTTGCAGATCAAAACGCATGGGAACCTCCGTTCATTTCCATTGCAGCACGCTCCAGAAATCCCCGCATCAGGGAGTTGAGCCGTTCATTGGGAAGGAGGAAGGCATCATGCCCCCACGGCGCTTCTATCTCGCAGAAACTGACATCCAGCCCGTTCTTCTTCATGGCCTTGACCATCTCTTTGGACTGATAGGTCGGGTACAGCCAGTCCGATGTGAACGACACGACCAGATACCGGCATTTGGAACGGGAAAAGGCGGCCATGAGCGAACCGTCGCCGTGTTCATTTTCCAGATTGAAATAATCAGCCGCCTTGGTCAGGTACAGAAACGAGTTGGCGTCGAAGCGCTCCACGAACTTATTCCCCTGATAGCGCAGATAGCTTTCCACCTGAAAATCCGCCTCGAAATCAAAGGACAGCTCGCCCCGGTCCTGCAACCGACGATCGAATTTGTGGCGCATGGATTCGTCGGAAAGATAGGTGATGTGCCCGACCATTCTGGCCACGGCCAGCCCATGCTCCGGGCGTCCTGTCTCGTAATAATCGCCGCTGTTCCAGGTGGGGTCGGCCATGATCGCCTGACGGGCCACCTCGTTGAAAGCAATGGCCTGAGCCGAATGTTTGGCCGTGGTCGCCAAGGGCATGGCAGCGCAGACGCGCTCGGGATACCGAACCGCCCACTCAAGCACCTGCATGCCGCCCACGGAACCACCGATCACGGCCAGCAGCTTATCAATGCCGAGATGATCAACCAGCCGTCGCTGGCAGCGAACCATATCGCCAATGGTCACCACCGGAAAATCCGCGCCGTAAGGACGCCCTGTTTCCGGGTTGGTGCTGGCTGGCCCGGTGGACCCCATGCACCCGCCGATCACATTGGAGCAGATGACAAAATATTTATCAGTGTCGATGGGCTTGCCCGGACCGACCATGATGTCCCACCATCCCGGTTTCGGGTCGTCTTCGGAGTAGACGCCCGCGGCATGGGAATCGCCGGTCAGGGCGTGACAGACCACGATGGCATTGGACTTGTCCGCGTTCAATTGGCCGTAGGTTTCATAGGCAAGGGTAACGGAGGACAAGGTCCGTCCGCTCTCCAGCACCAGAGGCTCCTCTGTGCTGCCGAA from Pseudodesulfovibrio profundus encodes the following:
- the metW gene encoding methionine biosynthesis protein MetW, encoding MRFDLQVIASWIEPESKVLDLGCRSGSLLDHLRQEKRIVGTGIEIDEVAAGEAIAKGLSVIHGDIYEEIEDYPDNVFDYVILSQTLQHVYEPEKLIREMLRVGKRCIVSFPNFTHIKNRFQMFFTGRAPVSKELPYEWYNTPNIRVIPITDFRRFCNQLHVPIVKEVAIATHHHDTKGLVITFLPNLFATFGIFMLGQAEW
- the metX gene encoding homoserine O-acetyltransferase MetX, coding for MSEYIDNLDTDSSLGVVERREFSFGSTEEPLVLESGRTLSSVTLAYETYGQLNADKSNAIVVCHALTGDSHAAGVYSEDDPKPGWWDIMVGPGKPIDTDKYFVICSNVIGGCMGSTGPASTNPETGRPYGADFPVVTIGDMVRCQRRLVDHLGIDKLLAVIGGSVGGMQVLEWAVRYPERVCAAMPLATTAKHSAQAIAFNEVARQAIMADPTWNSGDYYETGRPEHGLAVARMVGHITYLSDESMRHKFDRRLQDRGELSFDFEADFQVESYLRYQGNKFVERFDANSFLYLTKAADYFNLENEHGDGSLMAAFSRSKCRYLVVSFTSDWLYPTYQSKEMVKAMKKNGLDVSFCEIEAPWGHDAFLLPNERLNSLMRGFLERAAMEMNGGSHAF